In a single window of the Euleptes europaea isolate rEulEur1 chromosome 4, rEulEur1.hap1, whole genome shotgun sequence genome:
- the TMEM171 gene encoding transmembrane protein 171, giving the protein MYPVPGSMHGVEGNNGHPRKLISFLFVFGISLLCAGFLLSMFVLQTCPSGAFGDCKAALKIIGPLLAVVGLVCIILAQSKAKGYLREVQLQDDQVYGFVFCRGNCQFAQFLVFGFLFLTSGMLISVLGIWIPGCSPGWHYQPYNQSGTSDIEFQDCGFLSVQTMGPLIVLIGLCFFVIAHIKKKQNLNLVQESSVNEEEHLSPESFQVTVGDTVMVFPPPPPPYFADCPLQTITPSLVTNDLHLGENPPPYHSTFTHQTQNTDISGSVTCRENELLHTISGSDSPSEILSILYLDSEPSQKYKAKEAAVNNECVLSSPSLSYMSLSSSESSLDQIIS; this is encoded by the exons atgtatccTGTTCCTGGTTCCATGCATGGAGTAGAGGGAAATAATGGACATCCTAGGAAacttatttctttcctttttgtttttggcatttcATTGTTGTGTGCTGGAttcctgctttcaatgtttgTTTTGCAGACGTGTCCAAGTGGAgcttttggggactgtaaagcaGCCCTTAAAATCATTGGGCCTCTGCTTGCTGTGGTTGGCCTGGTGTGTATAATTCTGGCACAGTCAAAGGCTAAAGGCTATCTCCGAGAGGTGCAGTTACAAGATGATCAGGtgtatggttttgttttttgccgaGGAAACTGCCAGTTTGCCCAGTTCCTTGTCtttggctttttatttttaaccagTGGGATGCTCATTAGTGTCCTGGGCATTTGGATTCCAGGATGTAGCCCTGGGTGGCATTACCAACCATATAACCAGAGCGGTACATCTGATATTGAATTCCAAGACTGTGGATTTCTTTCTGTTCAGACCATGGGTCCTTTGATTGTTCTTATTGGATTGTGTTTCTTTGTGATAGCTCacatcaaaaagaaacaaaatttaaATCTCGTCCAAGAATCTTCTGTAAATGAAGAAGAGCACCTGAGCCCTGAATCCTTTCAAGTTACAGTAG GTGATACTGTCATGGTGTTTCCACCTCCTCCGCCACCTTATTTTGCTGACTGTCCCCTGCAAACAATAACTCCTAGCCTTGTAACAAATGACTTGCATTTAGGGGAAAATCCTCCACCATACCACAGCACTTTTACTCACCA AACACAGAATACTGATATATCAGGCTCAGTTACTTGCAGAGAGAATGAGCTGCTGCATACAATATCAGGAAGTGATTCGCCTTCTGAAATTTTATCCATTCTCTATCTTGACTCTGAACCGTCTCAGAAATACAAGGCAAAAGAAGCAGCTGTAAATAATGAATGTGTTTTGTCTTCTCCCTCTCTGTCTTATATGTCTTTGTCCTCTTCTGAGTCTTCCCTTGATCAAATTATCAGCTAA